One Alkaliphilus sp. B6464 genomic window carries:
- the topA gene encoding type I DNA topoisomerase produces the protein MAKSLVIVESPAKAKTIEKFLGKNYVVKASVGHIIDLPKSKLGVDIDNNFEPQYITIRGKGPVLKEIKTLAKKSKNVYLATDPDREGEAISWHLARALGIEEDTSCRIEFNEITKTAITNAIKKPRAINRDLVDAQQARRVLDRLVGYQISPLLWKNVRKGLSAGRVQSVATKLIIDREEEIKNFKPEEYWSLNLNVENSKKEKFQVKFQIDNLGNKEIHSEKEVNRILNTVGDNKLTVASVRKGEKKRNPNLPFTTSTLQQEAANKLGFSTRKTMSLAQQLYEGIDIGKEGTVGLITYIRTDSTRISNEATELVKKYINEVIGDKYGNKEAKNQKEDKSKKSVQDAHEAIRPTYVYKHPDIIKSSLTKDQHLLYKLIWERYVSSNMAPALYDTLSVDLSINEVIFKATGSRLKFDGFLKVYSYANTSENVDLPILNEGEKISILEKLPKQHYTQPPARYTEASLVRTMEELGIGRPSTYSPTISTILSRGYVEKEGKNLVATELGYIINEILEEYFSKVIDVNFTADLEQSLDHIEENGHDWKKLISEFYNEFHVMLAYAEEHMEQIDFVEESDEECKNCGAIMLIKHGRYGKFLACSNYPECEETKPFLHKIGVSCPKCEDGEVIERRSKKGRLFYGCSNFPKCRFVSWSRPIDKKCPQCNNILVHKKNKKSEKIMCSDKDCKYEYGIEN, from the coding sequence TTGGCAAAATCTTTAGTAATTGTTGAATCGCCAGCAAAAGCAAAAACCATAGAAAAGTTCTTAGGAAAAAATTATGTTGTAAAAGCATCGGTGGGACATATTATTGATTTACCTAAAAGTAAACTCGGAGTTGATATAGATAATAATTTTGAACCGCAGTATATTACTATAAGAGGTAAAGGACCTGTTTTGAAGGAAATTAAGACTTTGGCTAAAAAGTCAAAGAATGTTTATTTAGCAACTGACCCTGATAGAGAAGGTGAAGCTATTTCATGGCACTTAGCAAGAGCTCTAGGTATAGAAGAGGATACATCCTGTAGAATCGAATTTAATGAAATTACAAAAACAGCTATTACTAATGCAATAAAGAAGCCTAGAGCAATTAATCGTGATTTAGTAGATGCTCAACAAGCGAGAAGAGTTTTAGACAGGCTAGTAGGATACCAAATTAGCCCCCTACTTTGGAAAAACGTTAGGAAGGGACTTAGTGCTGGTAGAGTACAGTCTGTGGCTACAAAGCTTATTATAGATAGAGAAGAAGAAATTAAAAATTTTAAACCAGAAGAGTATTGGAGTTTAAATCTAAATGTAGAAAATTCTAAAAAAGAAAAGTTTCAAGTTAAGTTTCAAATTGATAATTTAGGGAATAAAGAAATACATAGTGAGAAAGAAGTAAATAGGATTTTAAACACTGTAGGGGATAATAAGTTGACTGTTGCAAGTGTTAGAAAAGGCGAAAAAAAACGAAATCCTAATTTACCATTTACAACCAGTACCCTACAGCAGGAGGCTGCAAACAAATTAGGTTTCTCTACTAGAAAAACAATGTCTTTAGCACAACAACTATATGAAGGAATTGATATTGGAAAAGAGGGCACAGTAGGGTTAATTACTTATATTAGAACTGACTCCACTAGAATATCTAATGAGGCTACTGAATTAGTTAAAAAGTATATTAATGAAGTTATCGGCGATAAGTATGGGAATAAGGAAGCTAAGAATCAAAAAGAAGATAAGAGTAAAAAAAGTGTTCAAGATGCCCATGAAGCTATTAGACCTACTTATGTTTATAAGCATCCTGATATTATTAAGTCTTCATTAACAAAGGATCAACACCTACTTTATAAATTGATTTGGGAGCGGTATGTTTCTAGTAATATGGCTCCAGCCTTATATGATACGTTATCTGTGGATTTAAGTATAAACGAAGTAATTTTCAAAGCCACAGGATCTAGGCTGAAGTTTGATGGGTTCCTAAAAGTATATAGTTATGCTAATACATCAGAAAATGTAGATTTGCCCATTTTGAACGAGGGAGAGAAAATTAGTATTCTTGAAAAGTTGCCTAAACAACACTATACACAACCGCCAGCTAGATATACAGAGGCATCTTTGGTTAGAACAATGGAGGAATTAGGAATAGGAAGGCCTAGTACTTATTCCCCAACTATATCTACAATACTTTCTAGAGGATATGTTGAAAAAGAAGGCAAGAATTTAGTAGCTACTGAATTAGGATATATTATAAATGAAATATTAGAGGAATACTTTTCTAAGGTTATTGATGTTAATTTTACAGCGGACCTAGAACAAAGTTTAGACCACATAGAAGAGAATGGACATGATTGGAAGAAACTTATTTCAGAGTTTTATAATGAATTTCATGTAATGTTAGCCTATGCAGAAGAGCATATGGAACAAATTGATTTTGTAGAGGAAAGCGATGAAGAGTGTAAAAATTGTGGAGCTATAATGTTGATTAAACATGGTAGATATGGAAAATTTTTAGCTTGCTCAAACTATCCTGAATGCGAGGAAACAAAACCTTTTCTTCATAAAATAGGAGTAAGTTGCCCAAAATGCGAAGATGGCG
- the dprA gene encoding DNA-processing protein DprA: MELKEKEIIVWLSYIEGITNKDIRNLVDYFHNLEDIWVADEKHISNALNKRRIIMDKIIKNRNEQFITKILKNLDDNNILPLTIFDDKYPSKLKNIYDPPCVIYIKGNKIKFDVPLIAIVGSRKSTPYGRWAAYQFARELTKWDVGIISGLALGIDTYGHKGALESDGYTIGVLGCGLDQCYPASNRNLMDKMVVDGCIISEYCLGMPPLKYNFPARNRIVSGLSDGVIVIEASENSGALITVEYALDQGKDVYALPGNINNMQSKGSNKLIRDGARILLEVDDVIENLKYKYSLGKKSLEESSKIELSKLESLIYEIIKRRPINIDLIINETGIKASELNPILTILEVKGYISQMPGKTFTVSK, encoded by the coding sequence ATGGAGTTGAAAGAAAAAGAAATTATTGTATGGTTAAGTTATATAGAAGGCATTACTAATAAAGATATTAGAAATTTAGTGGATTATTTTCATAACCTTGAAGATATTTGGGTAGCAGACGAAAAACATATTAGTAATGCATTGAATAAACGTAGAATAATTATGGATAAAATTATAAAAAATAGGAATGAGCAATTTATCACTAAAATTTTAAAAAATTTAGATGATAACAATATACTTCCTTTAACAATTTTTGATGATAAATATCCTTCTAAACTTAAAAACATATATGATCCCCCTTGTGTAATATATATAAAAGGAAACAAAATTAAATTTGACGTACCTTTAATAGCTATAGTTGGTTCTAGGAAGTCAACACCCTACGGCAGATGGGCAGCCTATCAGTTTGCAAGAGAGCTAACAAAATGGGATGTTGGAATTATAAGTGGATTAGCTTTAGGTATAGATACATATGGACATAAGGGAGCATTAGAGTCTGATGGCTATACTATCGGTGTTTTAGGATGTGGATTAGATCAGTGTTATCCAGCTTCTAATAGAAATCTAATGGACAAGATGGTTGTAGATGGTTGTATTATTTCAGAATATTGCCTAGGGATGCCACCATTAAAGTATAACTTTCCAGCAAGAAATCGAATTGTTAGCGGGTTATCTGATGGTGTAATAGTAATTGAAGCATCTGAGAACAGCGGAGCATTAATTACTGTAGAATATGCGTTGGATCAAGGAAAAGATGTTTATGCTCTACCTGGTAATATTAATAATATGCAAAGTAAAGGATCTAATAAACTGATTAGGGATGGTGCTAGGATCTTACTTGAGGTTGATGATGTGATTGAAAATCTTAAGTATAAATACTCATTAGGAAAAAAGAGTTTAGAAGAATCCTCAAAAATAGAACTAAGTAAATTAGAATCCTTGATATATGAAATAATAAAAAGAAGACCCATAAATATTGATTTAATTATAAATGAAACAGGAATTAAGGCATCTGAATTGAATCCTATTTTAACTATATTAGAAGTTAAAGGTTATATAAGCCAGATGCCGGGTAAGACATTTACAGTATCCAAATAA
- a CDS encoding YifB family Mg chelatase-like AAA ATPase: MLAKVKTCCITGLIVTMIEVEVDIANGLPNVNVVGLPDTSIKESKERVRAAIKNSEFDFPLKRITINLSPADTKKEGSHFDLPIALGILGASMQIPLDELDHTLVLGELSLDGKINKVSGVLPMLLQMYHEGIKRVIVPDGNLEEAKIVDDIEIIAAKNLNDIALHLKREDRIYSCMGSSNYEYKTEIVTEDFKDLQGQENLKRGLEIAASGNHNLLMIGPPGSGKTMAARRLPSILPKLTFHEALEITKIYSVAGLLNSDEGLVSYRPFRSPHHTSSLVALTGGGRIPKPGEVSLSHYGVLFLDELPEFNKSTLEVLRQPLEDRTIHISRINGSYTYPADFMLLAAMNPCPCGYYGTNSGQECSCTPYQINRYVGKISGPLMDRIDIIVETSAVDYNDLISDKNVESSKDIRFRVEKAREIQLERYKKTKYLFNSQLNGASIKKYCSLTPSSERLMNLAFDKMKLSARGYSRILKVARTIADLGDSDVICEDHLAEALQYRNLSGLIFK; this comes from the coding sequence ATGTTAGCTAAGGTAAAAACCTGCTGCATAACAGGTCTAATTGTTACTATGATCGAAGTGGAAGTAGATATAGCCAATGGGTTACCAAATGTAAATGTTGTTGGACTTCCTGATACGTCTATAAAGGAATCTAAAGAAAGAGTAAGAGCTGCCATAAAAAATAGTGAGTTTGACTTTCCCTTAAAAAGAATTACAATTAACTTATCACCAGCAGATACTAAAAAAGAAGGAAGTCATTTTGATCTGCCTATTGCCTTAGGGATTTTAGGTGCATCTATGCAAATTCCTTTAGATGAATTAGATCATACATTGGTACTGGGAGAACTATCTTTAGATGGAAAAATTAATAAAGTAAGTGGTGTGCTCCCTATGCTATTACAAATGTATCACGAGGGTATTAAGAGGGTGATAGTTCCTGACGGAAATCTAGAGGAGGCAAAAATTGTTGATGATATAGAAATAATTGCCGCTAAAAATTTAAACGATATAGCACTCCATCTTAAACGAGAAGATAGAATATATAGTTGTATGGGATCTTCCAACTATGAGTATAAGACAGAAATTGTGACTGAAGACTTTAAAGATCTCCAAGGGCAGGAAAATTTAAAAAGGGGATTAGAAATAGCTGCATCTGGAAATCATAATTTACTAATGATAGGTCCACCCGGGTCTGGTAAAACAATGGCGGCTAGAAGATTACCATCAATACTTCCTAAATTAACCTTTCATGAGGCTCTAGAAATTACTAAGATATATAGTGTTGCTGGGTTACTTAATTCTGATGAAGGGTTAGTCAGTTACAGACCCTTTCGTTCTCCACATCATACTAGTTCGCTAGTTGCTTTAACAGGTGGTGGAAGAATTCCTAAACCAGGGGAGGTTTCTTTGAGTCATTATGGTGTTCTATTTCTTGATGAATTACCAGAATTCAATAAATCAACTTTAGAAGTATTAAGACAGCCCTTAGAAGATAGAACTATACACATATCAAGAATAAATGGATCCTATACCTATCCAGCAGATTTTATGCTGCTAGCTGCAATGAACCCTTGTCCATGTGGTTATTATGGCACTAATTCTGGTCAGGAGTGTAGTTGTACCCCGTATCAGATAAATAGATATGTAGGTAAAATATCAGGTCCTCTTATGGACCGTATAGATATAATTGTTGAAACTTCAGCTGTAGACTATAATGACTTGATTAGTGATAAAAATGTAGAATCATCTAAGGATATAAGATTTCGTGTAGAGAAAGCTAGAGAAATTCAACTAGAAAGATATAAAAAAACTAAGTATTTATTTAATTCTCAACTAAATGGAGCATCAATAAAAAAATACTGCTCATTAACGCCTTCTTCAGAACGATTAATGAATTTAGCTTTTGATAAAATGAAATTAAGTGCTAGAGGTTATAGCAGGATTTTAAAGGTAGCAAGAACTATCGCAGATTTAGGCGACAGCGATGTTATTTGTGAAGATCATTTGGCTGAAGCTTTACAGTATAGAAATCTAAGTGGATTAATATTCAAATAA
- a CDS encoding YraN family protein, protein MKIKLGLIGEQLAVNYIRDNGYYILDRNYRTRLGELDIIAKKDNIIAFIEVKTRTSNTYGMPSEAVNYRKQKTIQRLSQQYILHKKLNNTCCHYRFDVIEVKIIGKKYKIDHIENAF, encoded by the coding sequence ATGAAAATAAAATTAGGTTTGATAGGGGAACAATTGGCTGTAAATTATATTAGAGATAATGGCTATTATATTCTGGATCGGAATTATCGTACTAGGCTTGGAGAGTTAGATATAATTGCTAAAAAAGATAATATTATTGCATTTATAGAAGTAAAAACTAGAACCTCAAATACATATGGAATGCCTTCGGAAGCTGTTAATTACAGAAAACAGAAAACAATACAAAGACTATCTCAGCAGTATATATTGCATAAAAAGCTGAATAATACTTGTTGTCACTATAGATTTGATGTAATAGAAGTAAAGATAATAGGTAAAAAATACAAAATAGACCATATTGAAAATGCATTTTAA
- a CDS encoding ribonuclease HII: protein MPTLDIESTIWNTGHNYIACCDEVGRGCLFGSVLAAAVIMPKGLIIDGVKDSKKLSPKKREQLYEIIKEKSIAIGVGTVSAEIIDKINIKNATRLAMKKAILSIKDKCENSITPDYILIDAEKIDLPIPQMAIVKGDDISHGIAASSIVAKVLRDRLCERWHMEYPNYNIKQNKGYGTKAHREALKQYGISPMHRISFLSKIL, encoded by the coding sequence ATGCCAACATTAGATATTGAAAGCACAATATGGAATACGGGACATAATTATATAGCCTGTTGTGATGAGGTAGGCAGGGGATGTTTATTTGGTTCTGTTTTGGCTGCAGCAGTAATTATGCCAAAAGGTTTAATTATAGATGGTGTTAAAGATTCTAAAAAGTTATCTCCTAAAAAACGAGAACAATTGTATGAAATTATTAAAGAGAAATCTATAGCTATAGGAGTAGGAACAGTTTCTGCGGAGATTATAGATAAGATTAATATAAAGAATGCTACTAGGTTAGCTATGAAAAAAGCAATTTTGTCTATTAAAGATAAATGTGAAAATAGCATTACTCCAGACTACATATTAATTGATGCAGAGAAAATTGATTTACCTATTCCTCAAATGGCTATTGTTAAAGGTGATGATATTAGTCATGGTATAGCTGCCTCTTCTATAGTAGCTAAGGTACTAAGGGATCGACTTTGTGAAAGATGGCATATGGAGTATCCTAACTATAATATTAAACAAAATAAAGGCTATGGGACTAAGGCCCATAGAGAAGCATTGAAGCAGTATGGCATAAGTCCGATGCATAGAATATCATTTTTGAGCAAAATATTATAG
- the ylqF gene encoding ribosome biogenesis GTPase YlqF, giving the protein MNINWYPGHMKKTRELIKEQLKLVDVVYELLDARIPLSSKNPDIDGIIGNKPKVIILNKIDLADPQITSKWVNYFKEEGMTVIPVNTITGEGIRQVIEESQNAIKEKMDALIKKGRKARPARIMIAGIPNVGKSSLINKLAGRKSTQTGDRPGVTKGKQWIRLKGDMELLDTPGILWPKFEDPIVAQNLAFSGAIKDEIMDTETLAYKLLEILWNDHKEKVIERYKINEEYNSTIDIMDHISRNRGCILKGDEIDYSRISNIILDEFRSGKIGRISLERP; this is encoded by the coding sequence ATGAATATTAACTGGTATCCAGGGCATATGAAAAAAACTAGAGAGTTAATAAAGGAACAGTTAAAGCTTGTAGATGTGGTCTATGAGTTGCTTGATGCTCGTATACCACTGAGTAGTAAGAATCCTGATATTGATGGAATTATAGGTAACAAACCTAAGGTTATTATACTTAATAAGATTGACCTAGCAGATCCACAGATTACATCTAAATGGGTAAACTACTTTAAAGAAGAAGGTATGACGGTAATACCAGTTAATACTATAACTGGTGAAGGCATAAGGCAAGTAATAGAAGAAAGTCAAAATGCAATAAAGGAAAAAATGGATGCACTAATTAAGAAAGGTAGAAAAGCCAGACCAGCTAGAATAATGATTGCTGGGATACCAAATGTAGGAAAATCATCATTGATTAATAAATTGGCGGGAAGAAAGAGCACACAAACTGGAGATAGACCAGGAGTAACTAAAGGAAAGCAATGGATTAGATTAAAAGGTGATATGGAACTATTGGATACACCAGGTATATTGTGGCCAAAGTTTGAAGACCCTATTGTTGCTCAAAATTTAGCGTTTTCTGGGGCTATTAAAGATGAAATAATGGATACTGAAACATTAGCCTATAAATTATTAGAGATTTTATGGAATGATCATAAAGAAAAGGTAATTGAAAGATATAAGATTAATGAAGAATATAATTCGACTATAGATATAATGGACCATATTTCAAGAAATAGAGGTTGTATTTTAAAAGGTGACGAAATTGACTATTCAAGAATATCTAACATTATATTAGATGAGTTTAGGTCTGGAAAAATCGGGCGTATTTCATTAGAACGCCCGTAA
- the rplS gene encoding 50S ribosomal protein L19 codes for MDILKTLTNEQLKKDVADFNTGDTVKVHVKIKEGNRERIQIFEGIVIKRQGGGIAETFTVRRIASGVGVERTFPVHSPRVEKVEVTRRGQVRRAKLYYLRDRVGKAAFKIKEKKKY; via the coding sequence ATGGATATTTTAAAAACACTTACAAACGAACAATTAAAGAAAGATGTTGCTGATTTTAATACTGGGGATACTGTTAAAGTACACGTTAAAATTAAAGAAGGTAACAGAGAGAGAATTCAGATATTTGAAGGTATCGTAATTAAGAGACAAGGCGGTGGAATCGCCGAAACTTTTACAGTTAGAAGAATAGCTTCTGGTGTAGGAGTTGAGAGAACATTCCCTGTACACTCTCCTAGAGTTGAAAAAGTTGAAGTAACAAGAAGAGGTCAAGTTAGAAGAGCTAAACTTTACTATCTACGTGATAGAGTCGGTAAAGCTGCGTTTAAGATCAAAGAAAAGAAGAAATATTAA
- the trmD gene encoding tRNA (guanosine(37)-N1)-methyltransferase TrmD encodes MIIKVMTLFPEMFVGPLGNSIIQRAKENGIVDIAYINMRDYADNKHKKVDDYPYGGGPGMVMTPQPIFDCYNNIVDTLVTEENQRPRVIYLSPKGKTFDQQMAIELSKEKSIVMICGHYEGIDQRVIDEIVTDEISIGDYVLTGGEIPAMVIIDAIARLVPGVLSQDQSFEEESFYSGLLEYPQYTRPKDFRGLIVPDILTSGDHKKIEEWRRRESLKLTIERRPDLLKGVELSKKDEAFLESIKEEK; translated from the coding sequence ATGATTATAAAGGTTATGACTTTGTTCCCAGAGATGTTTGTAGGTCCTTTGGGAAATAGCATTATTCAACGAGCAAAGGAAAATGGAATTGTTGATATTGCGTATATTAATATGCGTGATTATGCTGATAATAAGCATAAAAAGGTAGACGATTATCCGTATGGAGGAGGCCCTGGTATGGTTATGACTCCACAACCGATTTTTGATTGCTATAATAATATAGTGGACACATTAGTCACAGAAGAAAACCAAAGACCAAGGGTTATTTATCTGTCTCCAAAAGGTAAAACATTTGATCAACAGATGGCAATTGAACTTTCTAAGGAAAAGAGTATAGTAATGATTTGTGGCCATTATGAAGGAATTGATCAAAGAGTAATAGATGAAATTGTAACTGATGAAATTTCTATAGGAGATTATGTATTAACAGGAGGCGAAATACCAGCTATGGTTATTATAGATGCTATAGCTAGATTAGTTCCTGGTGTATTATCTCAAGATCAATCTTTTGAAGAAGAAAGTTTTTATTCTGGATTGTTGGAATATCCACAGTATACTAGGCCAAAAGATTTTAGAGGACTTATTGTCCCAGATATACTTACTTCCGGAGATCATAAAAAGATAGAAGAGTGGAGAAGAAGAGAGTCTTTAAAGTTAACTATTGAAAGACGACCAGACTTGCTAAAGGGTGTAGAACTTAGTAAAAAAGATGAGGCTTTTTTGGAGAGCATTAAAGAAGAAAAATAA
- the rimM gene encoding ribosome maturation factor RimM (Essential for efficient processing of 16S rRNA): MKNMLRVGKITNTHGIRGDVKVLPLTDYMERFEELEWIYIDGYREKFYIENIKYKPTLVILSFKGYEDINLVEKFKDKYLLIDETQRRDLPEDTYYIADIIGLDVYTVKDEYVGKVKDIIQTGSSEVYIIKGTDNKEIMIPAVKEFIPEISLDKRKIVIDPIEGMIE; the protein is encoded by the coding sequence ATGAAAAACATGCTACGAGTAGGCAAAATAACTAATACTCATGGTATAAGAGGAGATGTGAAGGTACTTCCTCTTACGGATTATATGGAGCGTTTTGAGGAACTTGAATGGATTTATATAGATGGTTATAGAGAAAAGTTTTATATAGAGAATATAAAATATAAGCCGACTCTTGTTATTCTATCATTTAAAGGATATGAAGATATAAATTTAGTCGAAAAATTTAAGGATAAATATCTACTTATCGATGAAACGCAACGAAGAGATTTGCCGGAGGATACTTATTATATTGCAGATATTATTGGACTTGATGTATATACAGTAAAAGATGAATATGTTGGCAAGGTAAAGGATATAATCCAAACAGGTTCTAGCGAGGTTTATATTATAAAAGGTACAGATAATAAGGAAATTATGATACCGGCAGTTAAGGAGTTTATACCTGAAATTTCTTTAGACAAGAGAAAAATAGTTATTGATCCTATTGAAGGAATGATAGAATGA
- a CDS encoding KH domain-containing protein encodes MGHLVEVIAKGLVDNPDQVTVTEVEGNQSIIIELKVAPEDMGKVIGKQGRIAKAIRTVVKAAATKQNKRVIVEIIQ; translated from the coding sequence ATGGGTCATTTAGTAGAAGTTATTGCTAAAGGATTAGTAGATAATCCTGACCAGGTAACTGTTACTGAAGTAGAAGGAAATCAATCTATTATTATAGAACTTAAAGTTGCCCCAGAGGATATGGGGAAGGTAATTGGTAAGCAGGGAAGAATTGCTAAGGCAATTAGAACGGTTGTTAAAGCTGCTGCCACAAAACAAAATAAAAGAGTAATTGTTGAAATTATTCAGTAA
- the rpsP gene encoding 30S ribosomal protein S16, with protein sequence MAVKIRLKRMGAHKKPFYRIVVADARSPRDGRFIEEIGYYNPVSEPKEIKINNEKAEKWLKNGAQPTDTVKDLFKKNGIIE encoded by the coding sequence ATGGCAGTTAAAATTAGATTAAAAAGAATGGGTGCACACAAAAAACCTTTCTATAGAATAGTTGTTGCTGATGCAAGATCTCCAAGAGATGGAAGATTTATTGAGGAAATCGGATATTATAATCCAGTTTCTGAACCTAAAGAAATCAAAATCAACAATGAAAAAGCAGAAAAATGGTTAAAAAATGGTGCGCAACCAACAGACACAGTAAAAGACTTATTTAAAAAGAATGGCATCATTGAGTAA
- the ffh gene encoding signal recognition particle protein, with protein MVFEGLAEKLQDTFKRLKGKGKLTEKDVTEAMREVRLALLEADVNFKVVKEFVNKVKERSIGSEVLESLTPAQQVIKIVNDELTDLMGKAQSKINFSSKPPTIIMLVGLQGAGKTTTTGKLAGMLKKQGKRPLLIAGDVYRPAAIKQLQVVGEKVGVPVFTMGDKQSPVDIAKAGIDHGVNHGNDVVLIDTAGRLHIDENLMGELQDIKSTVKPHEILLVVDSMTGQDAVNVAEHFNEKLGIDGVILTKLDGDTRGGAALSVRAVTNKPIKFAGLGEKLDDLEPFHPDRMASRILGMGDMLSLIEKAQENFDAKKAKELENKIKNQQFTFDDFLDQLQQVQQMGSISQLLEMIPGMGGKQLKNLDVDEKELVYVKAIIQSMTKDERQNPSIINGSRRKRIAIGSGTSVQQVNKLLKQFDQTRKMMKQFTDMGKTAKKGGKFKMPFFGR; from the coding sequence ATGGTTTTTGAAGGTTTAGCAGAAAAGCTTCAAGATACGTTTAAAAGATTAAAGGGTAAAGGTAAACTAACAGAAAAAGATGTAACAGAAGCTATGAGAGAAGTGAGACTTGCACTTTTAGAGGCGGATGTTAACTTTAAGGTTGTTAAAGAATTTGTAAACAAGGTTAAGGAAAGATCTATAGGATCTGAGGTACTAGAGAGCTTAACTCCAGCTCAACAGGTTATTAAAATAGTAAATGATGAATTGACTGATTTGATGGGGAAAGCTCAAAGTAAGATTAACTTTTCATCTAAGCCTCCTACAATTATTATGCTTGTAGGTTTACAAGGTGCAGGTAAAACAACTACGACAGGTAAGTTAGCTGGTATGCTAAAAAAACAAGGAAAGCGACCTCTCTTAATAGCAGGTGACGTATATAGACCGGCTGCTATTAAACAGCTACAAGTTGTAGGAGAGAAGGTAGGAGTTCCTGTTTTTACAATGGGAGACAAACAAAGTCCTGTAGATATTGCTAAAGCTGGTATAGACCATGGTGTTAATCATGGTAATGATGTTGTTTTAATAGATACTGCAGGTAGACTTCATATTGATGAAAATCTTATGGGAGAACTTCAAGATATAAAATCTACGGTGAAACCTCATGAAATTCTTTTAGTAGTAGACTCGATGACTGGACAAGATGCAGTAAATGTAGCGGAACACTTTAATGAAAAACTGGGTATCGATGGAGTTATTTTAACAAAGTTAGATGGAGATACCCGTGGCGGTGCTGCATTATCTGTTAGAGCTGTTACTAATAAACCAATTAAGTTTGCTGGACTTGGAGAAAAACTTGATGATTTAGAACCATTTCACCCTGATAGAATGGCTTCAAGAATTTTAGGAATGGGTGATATGCTTAGTCTTATAGAAAAGGCACAGGAAAATTTTGACGCTAAAAAAGCTAAAGAGCTTGAAAACAAAATTAAGAATCAGCAGTTTACTTTTGATGACTTTCTTGATCAGTTGCAGCAGGTACAACAGATGGGATCTATAAGTCAGTTACTTGAAATGATCCCTGGTATGGGTGGTAAGCAACTCAAAAATTTAGATGTAGATGAGAAAGAGCTAGTATATGTTAAAGCAATTATTCAGTCTATGACTAAAGACGAAAGACAAAACCCGAGCATTATTAATGGAAGTAGAAGAAAGAGAATTGCAATAGGTAGTGGAACTTCTGTTCAGCAAGTAAACAAACTACTTAAACAATTTGACCAAACTAGAAAAATGATGAAACAGTTTACTGATATGGGTAAAACAGCGAAAAAAGGTGGAAAGTTTAAGATGCCTTTCTTCGGTAGATAA
- the ylxM gene encoding YlxM family DNA-binding protein, translated as MLQKTVEISLLYDFYNQMLTEKQRDIVDLYYNQDLSLGEIADEFNISRQAVYDMLKRTEKLLYQYEEKLGFINLLQTKNGKILTILDKVIDLENGLNLSSSSEQLQKQINEIKHELDSFLNN; from the coding sequence ATGTTACAAAAAACAGTTGAAATTTCGCTTTTGTATGATTTTTATAATCAAATGTTGACTGAAAAGCAAAGGGATATAGTAGATCTTTATTATAATCAAGATCTGTCTCTAGGTGAAATAGCTGATGAATTTAATATATCTAGACAAGCTGTTTATGATATGTTAAAAAGAACAGAAAAACTTTTATATCAGTACGAAGAAAAACTTGGTTTTATAAACTTATTGCAGACTAAAAATGGAAAAATCTTAACAATATTAGATAAAGTAATTGATTTAGAAAATGGACTAAACCTAAGTTCTTCTTCAGAACAATTACAAAAACAAATTAATGAAATTAAGCATGAATTAGATAGTTTTCTAAATAATTAA